The nucleotide sequence ACGCCCCGCTCGCGCGCCACCGCGCAGATAGCGGGCACATCCTGGACCTCGAAGGTGAGCGAGCCGGGACTTTCGAGGAAGATCGCGCGCGTCTTGTCGCCGATCAGATCGGCAATGTTCGCGCCGATCAGCGGGTCGTAATAGCGCGTCGTCACTCCCTGCCGCGCCAGCACGCCGTCGCAGAAGGCGCGCGTCGGCGCATAGGCGCTGTCGACCATCAGCAGTTCGTCGCCCGGCCGCAGCACCGCCATCAGCGCGATCGAAATGGCGGCGACGCCGGAGGGAAAGAGCCTCGTTCCCGCCGCTCCCGGCTCGAGTTCCGTCAGGGCCTCTGCCAGCGCCCACTGGGTCGGCGTCCCGCTCCGGCCATAATGGAGCGTGCCGACGCGCCCGATGCCGGCCTCGCGCATCGCCTCGACATCGTCGAACAGGATGGTGGAGGCGCGCCACACCGGCGGATTGACGATCCCGCTCGTCCACGCCTTGCGCCGCCCGCCTTGGACCAGCCGGGTATCGGGCTTTACATCCTCGCCGTCGCTCATGCCGGTCCGGTCGCCTTGGGAGTGGACGGGTCTGCGCCCCATTCGGACCAGCTGCCGTCGTAGAGCTTGACGTCGTTCTTGCCGAGCAGATGCGCCCCGAACAGGAGGACGGCGGCGGTGACGCCCGAGCCGCAGGTCGTCACCATCGGTTTGTCGAGCTCGACGCCGGCATCGTAGAAGGCCGCGCGCAGCTCGTCCCCGCGCTTCCATGTGTTGTCGGCGTTGAACAGCTCGCCCTGGGGCAGGTTCCTGGAGCCCGGAATATGACCCGGCTGCACGCCAGGCCTCGGCTCCTTGTCCTCGCCCGCGAAGCGCGCCGCCGGCCGGGCGTCGACAATCTCATGGGCCGGCGAGTGGACGAGGCCGCTGACATATGCCTTGTCGGCGACGGCATCCTTGTCGAGGAAGGCGGTGAAATGGCCGTGGCGGACATGGGCCTTGCCGCTCTCCAGAGGCCGCCCCTCCGCCTTCCATTTCTGAAGGCCGCCATCCAGCACCGCCACATAATGCGCGCCGAACGCCTTCAGCATCCACCAAGCGCGCGCCGAGCTGTGCAGCGGCGAATTGTCGTAGACGACGAAGCGGTTGCCGTCGCCGAGGCCCAGCGACTGCATGCGGCTCGCAAATTTATGCGCCGGCGGCAGCATGTGCG is from Sphingosinicella humi and encodes:
- the sseA gene encoding 3-mercaptopyruvate sulfurtransferase; this encodes MESLVSTEWLAGELGADDLKVIDATIFLPGAGRDARTEFEAEHIPGAVFLDLDEIVDTSNPAPHMLPPAHKFASRMQSLGLGDGNRFVVYDNSPLHSSARAWWMLKAFGAHYVAVLDGGLQKWKAEGRPLESGKAHVRHGHFTAFLDKDAVADKAYVSGLVHSPAHEIVDARPAARFAGEDKEPRPGVQPGHIPGSRNLPQGELFNADNTWKRGDELRAAFYDAGVELDKPMVTTCGSGVTAAVLLFGAHLLGKNDVKLYDGSWSEWGADPSTPKATGPA